One window of Equus caballus isolate H_3958 breed thoroughbred chromosome 3, TB-T2T, whole genome shotgun sequence genomic DNA carries:
- the CAPNS2 gene encoding calpain small subunit 2, translated as MFLAKALLEGANGGLGEALGGLLGGGGQKRGGGGNIGAIVGGIMNFISEAAAAQYTPEPPPSTQQHFTTVEANESEEVRQFRQQFARLAGPDMEVGATDLMNILNKVLAKHKDLKSDGFSLDTCRSIVSVMDSDTNGKLGFEEFKYFWNNIKKWQCVFRQHDTDRSGSLRSSQLKGALQAAGFQLNEQLYRMIVRRYADENGSMDFNNFISCLVRLDAMFRAFKSLDRNASGLIEVSIQEWLQLTMYS; from the coding sequence ATGTTTCTTGCAAAGGCTTTATTGGAAGGAGCAAATGGAGGCCTTGGAGAAGCTCTTGGAGGCCTTCTTGGAGGAGGCGgtcagaaaagaggaggaggaggaaatattGGAGCGATAGTTGGGGGAATTATGAATTTTATCAGTGAGGCTGCAGCAGCCCAGTATACCCCCGAGCCGCCGCCATCCACTCAGCAGCATTTCACCACCGTGGAGGCCAACGAAAGTGAGGAGGTGCGGCAGTTTCGGCAACAGTTTGCGCGACTGGCTGGACCCGACATGGAGGTGGGTGCCACTGACCTGATGAACATTCTCAACAAAGTCCTCGCTAAGCACAAGGATCTGAAGTCGGACGGCTTCAGTCTTGACACCTGCCGGAGCATTGTATCCGTTATGGACAGTGACACGAATGGGAAGCTGGGCTTTGAAGAATTTAAGTACTTCTGGAACAACATCAAGAAGTGGCAGTGTGTTTTCAGGCAACATGACACGGACCGTTCCGGGTCTCTGAGGAGTTCCCAGCTGAAGGGGGCTCTGCAGGCGGCAGGTTTCCAGCTAAACGAGCAGCTCTACCGAATGATCGTCCGCCGCTACGCCGATGAGAATGGAAGCATGGATTTTAACAACTTCATCAGCTGCCTGGTCCGCCTGGATGCCATGTTCCGTGCCTTCAAATCTCTGGATAGAAATGCAAGTGGCCTGATTGAGGTGTCTATCCAGGAGTGGCTGCAGCTGACCATGTACTCCTGA